In Maridesulfovibrio sp., a single genomic region encodes these proteins:
- a CDS encoding lytic transglycosylase domain-containing protein codes for MIIPDEAERSYAPGMRFKVQQRVLVAGKERRPVTPLFSQVAEEFSLQPEILHAIAAYESGYNPWALNIEGRSVYPKTREEALKIIEKNRGRSFDVGLMQVNSYWIDKFGLSVKDALEPEENLRLGAWILRYCLDRYGYNWKAVGAYHTGSPKNLPERSRAYAVEVMNRYRDLLAESGNGK; via the coding sequence ATGATTATACCGGATGAAGCCGAGCGCAGTTATGCTCCGGGCATGCGGTTCAAGGTGCAGCAGAGGGTTCTTGTGGCCGGAAAGGAACGCAGGCCGGTTACTCCTCTTTTCAGTCAGGTTGCGGAAGAGTTTTCCCTGCAGCCGGAAATTCTGCATGCCATAGCGGCCTATGAAAGCGGGTACAACCCTTGGGCTTTGAATATTGAAGGACGCAGCGTATATCCGAAGACGCGTGAAGAGGCGCTTAAGATTATAGAAAAGAATCGCGGAAGAAGTTTCGATGTCGGCTTGATGCAGGTGAATTCCTACTGGATTGACAAGTTCGGACTGAGCGTGAAGGACGCGCTGGAGCCGGAGGAAAATCTGCGTCTGGGAGCCTGGATTCTTCGCTATTGTCTTGATCGGTACGGTTATAACTGGAAAGCCGTGGGGGCCTATCATACCGGTTCTCCGAAAAATCTTCCCGAAAGGTCCAGAGCCTACGCAGTGGAAGTCATGAACAGGTATCGTGATCTGCTGGCGGAATCCGGTAACGGAAAATGA
- a CDS encoding chemotaxis protein CheW, which produces MNEYDYVVFEIDDVRLAVPSSVVDKVERAVQLTAVPDGPESVLGVVSDGGEIVPVLGLRTRFGMKERDIRLSDRLLFCRSCGRRIAVIADSVQAVSEIAPEKCRSSAEIWPGVLFIESVADIDGDVVLVQDMDAVLNSELELKLDDILRALRLRSTEEVD; this is translated from the coding sequence ATGAATGAATACGACTATGTGGTTTTCGAGATAGATGATGTCCGTCTGGCAGTGCCTTCCTCCGTGGTGGACAAGGTGGAGCGTGCCGTGCAGCTTACAGCCGTTCCTGACGGTCCGGAGTCTGTTCTCGGAGTGGTCAGTGACGGTGGCGAAATAGTGCCTGTTCTAGGATTGCGTACCCGGTTCGGGATGAAGGAACGGGATATCCGCCTTTCCGACAGGCTGCTTTTCTGCCGCAGTTGCGGAAGGAGAATTGCGGTCATTGCCGATAGTGTTCAAGCCGTAAGCGAGATTGCCCCGGAAAAGTGCCGCAGTTCTGCAGAAATATGGCCGGGAGTTCTGTTTATCGAGTCCGTGGCCGATATTGATGGGGACGTTGTGCTTGTGCAGGATATGGATGCTGTTTTGAATTCGGAACTGGAACTCAAGCTGGATGATATTTTAAGGGCTTTGCGGCTGCGGTCGACGGAGGAAGTCGACTAG
- a CDS encoding CheR family methyltransferase, which yields MCDILDDGHIRKLAEMVRGRYGLDFGPDRWRDLRQAVQNFHTDCDRFSSAEECLEYILSTGVSSRDLEMFINRLTIGETYFFRDPQALDVLEREVLRGMNGRGSGMGGAVRIWSMACATGEEPYTMAMICRRSNIRSEIIGTDIDSMALAKAAEGCYRKWSFRTGSMAFRDMYFRSTGPNGFLLDKSIRGMVALSRFNLIGDEVPSSFMNMDIVLCRNVLMYFSNSGVDKVLGKIWSSLAPGGLLVVTPSESALVSSRGRFEPVLHDQVTFFRKNEGYVPESLYPAFSVQEGSDSEAPYAEVCSYESGAGFCLGESDFEDPAGNFMHEESSGYFESRSENDSEVSPAECNDCLAEAARLQQNGEEEKALALLRNEIERGGRASEASVYFAMAGILADTGRLEEAAKCCEHAIDIDQIVSEFHFLMGQIRELQGRTEQALAELRNAVFLDPAFIMAHVLMGNIFVEQNDYPSAVRHFRIALQELEVLDAVEIVPYSDGTTAAGLISMVGVVQRSLA from the coding sequence ATGTGTGACATTCTTGATGATGGACATATCCGAAAACTGGCGGAAATGGTACGCGGCAGATACGGACTTGATTTCGGCCCGGACCGGTGGCGCGACCTCAGACAGGCAGTACAGAATTTTCATACAGATTGCGACAGGTTCTCTTCTGCAGAGGAGTGTCTGGAATACATCCTCTCCACAGGTGTTTCCAGTCGCGATCTGGAGATGTTCATCAATCGGCTTACAATCGGGGAAACTTATTTTTTCAGGGACCCTCAAGCCCTTGATGTACTTGAGCGCGAAGTGCTGCGCGGAATGAACGGGCGTGGCAGCGGAATGGGCGGAGCTGTGCGTATCTGGTCCATGGCCTGTGCTACAGGCGAGGAACCGTACACCATGGCCATGATCTGCCGGAGGTCGAATATTCGCAGCGAAATTATCGGCACGGATATAGACAGCATGGCTCTGGCTAAGGCCGCTGAGGGCTGCTACCGGAAATGGTCGTTCCGTACCGGGTCCATGGCCTTTCGGGACATGTATTTCCGCAGTACAGGGCCTAACGGTTTTCTGCTCGACAAATCCATACGGGGCATGGTTGCCCTTTCAAGGTTCAACCTCATCGGTGATGAGGTCCCGTCTTCATTTATGAATATGGATATTGTCCTGTGCCGTAACGTGCTGATGTATTTTTCAAATTCCGGGGTCGATAAGGTGCTGGGGAAAATATGGTCCAGCCTGGCTCCGGGAGGCCTGCTGGTAGTAACACCGAGCGAGTCTGCCCTGGTCTCGTCAAGGGGGCGGTTCGAGCCGGTCCTTCATGATCAGGTAACTTTTTTTCGCAAGAATGAAGGCTATGTCCCGGAAAGTCTTTATCCGGCCTTCTCTGTGCAGGAGGGTTCAGACTCGGAAGCCCCGTATGCAGAAGTTTGCAGTTATGAGTCCGGTGCCGGATTCTGTCTCGGTGAAAGCGATTTTGAAGACCCTGCCGGGAACTTTATGCATGAGGAGAGTTCCGGGTATTTTGAGAGCAGGAGTGAAAATGATTCCGAAGTTTCTCCTGCGGAATGTAATGACTGCCTGGCCGAAGCGGCAAGGCTTCAGCAAAATGGGGAGGAGGAAAAAGCTTTGGCTTTGCTGCGCAATGAAATTGAACGCGGTGGCAGAGCCTCTGAAGCTTCGGTTTATTTTGCAATGGCCGGGATTCTGGCAGATACGGGCAGGCTTGAAGAGGCCGCAAAATGCTGTGAGCACGCAATCGATATCGATCAGATAGTTTCCGAATTTCATTTTCTGATGGGGCAGATCAGGGAATTGCAGGGCCGGACGGAGCAGGCACTGGCCGAGTTGCGCAATGCTGTTTTTCTTGATCCCGCATTTATTATGGCGCACGTCCTGATGGGTAATATTTTTGTTGAACAGAATGATTATCCTTCTGCCGTACGCCATTTTCGTATAGCGTTGCAGGAACTGGAAGTTCTGGATGCCGTTGAAATAGTACCGTATTCTGACGGAACCACTGCTGCCGGACTGATAAGTATGGTCGGTGTTGTACAGCGTAGTCTCGCCTAG
- a CDS encoding chemotaxis protein CheW, with protein MTMEDSRSLEFFCRESDRELLRERAARLARKVEAEKIGEVRSVHAKDYVTFVMGGDLYGIEAAYVSEVYEPENLVQLPCTPEFLSGVISVRGRIWAVIDLCRFWGIGRLSSGSLPSAILLNDGDTELALAVDEIRDVIPVDDFAHKPLAEGQSAISRYSFGMTENRMVLLRAKVLLGEEAFVVNEFVGGI; from the coding sequence ATGACCATGGAAGATAGCAGGTCTTTGGAATTTTTTTGCAGGGAAAGTGACCGCGAATTATTGCGTGAGCGTGCCGCCAGGCTGGCCCGCAAGGTAGAAGCTGAAAAAATCGGCGAGGTGCGCTCGGTCCATGCCAAGGATTACGTTACCTTTGTTATGGGGGGAGACCTTTACGGCATTGAGGCTGCGTATGTAAGTGAGGTGTATGAACCGGAAAATCTGGTTCAGCTTCCATGCACTCCCGAATTTCTGTCCGGGGTGATCAGTGTCCGCGGGAGAATCTGGGCGGTGATAGATCTTTGTCGTTTTTGGGGGATAGGTCGGCTGTCATCCGGGTCACTTCCTAGCGCTATCCTGCTAAATGACGGAGATACGGAGTTAGCGCTTGCTGTGGATGAAATAAGGGATGTAATCCCTGTTGATGATTTCGCCCACAAGCCGCTGGCAGAAGGACAAAGTGCCATATCCCGCTATTCCTTCGGTATGACCGAGAATCGTATGGTGCTTTTGCGGGCCAAGGTGCTGCTTGGAGAAGAGGCTTTTGTGGTCAATGAATTTGTCGGTGGAATTTAA
- a CDS encoding response regulator — translation MSMNEEELKKRLLAAFRSESAERMRVLSSDFLRLEKGAPEDEALKLIESSYRELHSLKGASRAVGLGSLEKFCQAFESFFSAFKKKRAIPSKHVCSVMLGWLDILEDLMAGEDESESALSGPAVAVAMSRMQDMAEGRDSGNDVPEYVPEEQTGATVVSETVPPAGILEKGGNRAAVQTGPAKGKGLPEKVVPVEMRAARNDYVRLSSSFITGLLLRSEDLISVKNAQAERVRDIRDLEKVFADYRTAFQDILGDGRQGADEEQVSAYADADKKLDAFARRLSQLAATTRKAQWELGSKVDSLLADFKSSMLLPFSSLLEMFPRMVRSLAAEQGKKCELEISGENVRIDRRILDILNDPLMHMVRNSIDHGIESIHERVEAGKPEAGKIMFSVTQTDRDVVKIVYGDDGRGVSYAKLREKAVKQGFFSADEVEGMDRRSILELVFVSGMSTSEIITDISGRGLGMSIVRDKIESVGGSVVVASPEGKGIRIVINIPVALTSFRGIVAEAGGRSFVVPKSVVRKVLLIRQEDIGTAGGRETIVFSGRPVPLVGLADILELDSGETERKSFPVFIMGKGRKTVAISLEGLCGEEDVMAKTMGPMLKRVRNISGISMLGSGELAPILHGPDMIRTALGVGSGLRTHSFSHLAGKKEKKTVLIAEDSITSRMLLKNVLEAAGYNVRTAVDGRDALSSIKQELPDILVSDVEMPHMDGFTLTASIRKMPQAASLPIVLVTSLGSQEDRKRGVESGADAYIIKSSFDQGSLLDVVSRLIG, via the coding sequence ATGTCCATGAACGAAGAAGAATTGAAGAAGAGACTGCTGGCTGCTTTCAGAAGTGAGAGCGCGGAGCGGATGCGTGTGCTTTCTTCCGATTTTTTACGGCTGGAAAAAGGCGCTCCAGAGGACGAGGCTTTGAAATTGATCGAGTCTTCATACAGGGAGTTGCACAGTCTCAAGGGAGCTTCTCGTGCTGTGGGCCTTGGTTCACTGGAAAAATTCTGCCAGGCCTTCGAATCTTTTTTTTCCGCATTCAAGAAAAAGCGTGCGATTCCGTCTAAGCATGTCTGTTCGGTAATGCTGGGCTGGCTGGACATACTTGAAGATCTCATGGCCGGGGAGGATGAGTCCGAGTCGGCTTTATCCGGTCCGGCTGTTGCCGTTGCCATGTCCCGGATGCAGGACATGGCCGAGGGACGGGATTCCGGAAATGATGTGCCGGAATATGTTCCAGAGGAGCAGACCGGTGCCACGGTAGTTTCTGAGACAGTTCCGCCCGCCGGGATATTGGAAAAAGGCGGAAATCGGGCTGCTGTACAAACCGGACCGGCGAAGGGAAAAGGTCTTCCCGAAAAAGTGGTTCCGGTTGAAATGCGGGCTGCTCGAAATGACTACGTGCGCCTGAGTTCTTCATTTATAACCGGGCTGCTGCTTCGCTCCGAGGATTTGATTTCCGTAAAAAATGCTCAGGCTGAACGGGTGCGGGACATTCGTGATCTTGAAAAGGTTTTCGCCGACTACCGTACCGCTTTTCAGGATATTTTGGGGGATGGCAGGCAGGGAGCGGATGAAGAACAGGTTTCCGCCTACGCTGACGCAGACAAGAAGCTTGACGCCTTCGCTCGCAGGTTGTCTCAGCTTGCCGCAACAACCCGCAAGGCCCAGTGGGAGCTGGGCTCCAAGGTTGATTCTCTTCTGGCTGATTTCAAGAGTTCAATGTTGCTGCCTTTTTCTTCACTGCTGGAAATGTTTCCGCGTATGGTCCGTTCTTTGGCAGCGGAGCAGGGCAAAAAGTGCGAATTGGAAATTTCCGGTGAAAATGTGCGTATTGACCGGAGAATTCTGGATATTCTGAATGATCCGCTCATGCACATGGTCAGGAATTCAATAGACCACGGCATTGAGAGTATTCATGAGCGTGTAGAAGCCGGTAAACCCGAGGCGGGAAAGATTATGTTTTCCGTCACCCAGACAGACCGGGATGTGGTTAAGATCGTTTACGGTGATGATGGACGAGGGGTGAGCTACGCGAAACTGCGTGAAAAAGCAGTGAAACAGGGCTTTTTTTCCGCTGACGAAGTTGAGGGAATGGACCGGCGATCAATTCTGGAGCTCGTTTTTGTGTCGGGCATGTCCACCAGTGAAATAATTACGGATATTTCCGGGCGCGGACTTGGTATGTCCATCGTCAGGGACAAGATCGAGTCGGTTGGAGGCAGCGTAGTGGTTGCCAGTCCGGAGGGAAAGGGGATAAGAATAGTTATTAATATCCCGGTAGCCCTGACCTCCTTCCGGGGAATAGTGGCAGAGGCCGGCGGAAGGTCTTTTGTGGTACCCAAGTCCGTGGTGCGCAAGGTTCTGCTGATTCGGCAGGAGGATATAGGTACAGCCGGGGGACGAGAAACGATTGTGTTTTCCGGGCGTCCTGTTCCGCTGGTCGGGCTTGCCGATATTCTGGAACTTGATTCCGGGGAGACAGAGCGCAAGTCATTTCCTGTTTTTATAATGGGCAAGGGTCGGAAGACAGTGGCGATAAGTCTGGAGGGACTCTGCGGCGAAGAGGACGTAATGGCCAAAACCATGGGGCCCATGTTGAAGAGGGTGCGCAACATTTCAGGTATTTCAATGCTCGGCAGCGGAGAACTTGCACCTATCCTGCACGGTCCGGATATGATTCGTACCGCCCTTGGTGTCGGGTCCGGGTTAAGGACACACTCTTTCTCGCATCTGGCCGGTAAAAAGGAGAAAAAGACGGTCCTGATTGCAGAGGATTCAATTACTTCGCGTATGCTGCTTAAGAATGTGCTGGAAGCTGCCGGGTATAATGTGCGCACTGCCGTGGACGGGCGTGACGCTTTAAGCTCCATAAAGCAGGAGTTGCCGGACATTCTGGTCTCGGACGTGGAAATGCCGCACATGGACGGCTTTACACTGACGGCATCCATAAGGAAAATGCCTCAGGCTGCGAGTCTGCCTATCGTGCTGGTTACATCTCTGGGATCACAGGAGGACCGTAAACGCGGTGTTGAGTCCGGTGCAGATGCTTATATCATCAAATCAAGCTTTGATCAGGGCAGCCTGCTGGATGTTGTTTCCAGGTTGATAGGATGA